In Rhodamnia argentea isolate NSW1041297 chromosome 5, ASM2092103v1, whole genome shotgun sequence, the DNA window TCTTgattatctaatttaaaaagaatCGAATGATTGATGAATCATtcagttaattttgaaaaggggCATAcgctaacataaaaaaaatgatcaacttttgattattatctACAAGTAACAAATCGAGTTGataaataattttgtcaaaaaaatcggCAACGCTCTTATGGAGTCATCGACACCAAACATCATTTATCTATGAGAACCCTCACTAGTCGACGAAGTAGTCGATAGCCATTGCAGATTTTACTTAGTGTTGGAACTCGAAGGTAGTAATGATGAATTGACATTGGAACAAACTGCTAGATGGTTATTTCACATCTTCTGATTATAAGTGTTGCTTAATAGTGGGAGATTGCAGAATAATTTCATGTAGCCACGGATAGGATTAGGAAGCtatttgttctttcaaattcaaTAGCCATTGTATGTGACCGTCGTATGTAACCATCTCTAAATAgtttataaatacaaaaagtgtaTTCATTGTAAAATCTCCACAATTAATTAGgaagctcaaattttttttctatatttatctttacttttctgCAATTTATCTTTACCTGCATTTACATGGGTGGCCCCGATTACTTCCAATATGCGtaccttcaaatttcttgacaTTTACTTTCCTgtataaaattaataaaagaccCTTTACAACATCTATTGATTCATTTATATTCTCGAATGATATTTTATCAATCTTTGTGAAGCAATGATGCTCTCTAGTGATCAATACACAAGTAGATTCAGATTGAAGTCTGGTAATCACTATTTGAAATAAtcagaatgaattttcaaagccaGCATTGGCATTGAAGGAGGAAGTTCCATAAGAGGACTAGTCTTTCACCTTTTCAACTTACCTATTGTGAATGTTACCTAAATATtagctggaaaaaaaattaagtatgatCGCCATAAATATGCGGACTCATGGCTAAGGAATTTTCAGAGGCTAAAGTTCTTCTGTTGATAGCAGGTATACAATTTGTAATTTCCAATTCTTGTTATAGGAATTACTAGTAAGACTCTCCCAGCAATAATATTTAGTCCGCAGAGGATATGATAGGTTGACTACCTTAAACGTGATGGATACTAGTCGAGTTTGAGTGgattatcttttctttggccTCGTGGGATAGTCTGCCCAGATTCATCAAGAAAAGCAATTACCTttttgaatgtcataactttcatacaACACTCgtttgattgtcataattttttttgctctttttagtGCTACATCGAAGTAAAATCGGTCTTTGTATTTCTAATGCGACATACAAATCTTAGCTTCTTTGGCATTATTCGTAATATAATTTCTACCATCTACCAAATCGTCCCACTTTTAATGCGTTTGATTCCCAATGTGTTCTCCTTAACGAGCTTCCAAAAGCGTTCAGTTGTTTATTGACTTTTCTTCATCGCAATGATGAGATAAGCTAGCTCTTCTCCATCCTTAACGTCATTAGAGAAGGCGAACAGCTTCCCGAAAGGTAGCTGTCATCCCAGAAACAAATGTCTTCTCCAATTAAATGCTACATTGAATTAAGTTCGCTCATATAAAGCCACAGAACTAGGTTAGATTCAGACGTTACTACCTACTGCAcaacttgtgctcgagggatgacttcCCTTCTCCGGAGAGACGGTGAACAGGGCGGGCGAAGTTTTGCACAggagacacctcatttcttcaagatcgtACTCTCTCACACACTTCAAACTGGAAGGCTTGTAAGCTcttttctttaagaattctTTTCTTATGGCTTGTTTACGTACTTATGATGACTTAATATGTTACAAAACTAGGGCATTCCGAAGAGGTTTGTGAGAAAGTATGGTAAGAATCTTCCCGAAACGGTGCGTTTGAGGGTTCCGGACGGTGGAAGTTGGAGagtggaattggaaaaatgggatgatatTGTTTGGTTggcaaagggatggaaggaatttgcggagcattactCCATCTGTGAGGGCCACTTCTTAGTCTTCAAATACGTAGGGGACTCGGGTTTTCACgtgctcatatttgacaaaagcgcAACGGAAATAGATTATCCGCTAATCGACACTGTCGAATTTGTCCCGCCTAAAACGGAAGATGTTGATGATCACTGTAATCTCTCAGTTAGACTTCGAAGTCTAGATGGTTTCTCaccgaagagaaaagagaaggatgaaTTGCATCTAAAATCATATCATCACAAGCCCTCCAAAGCGATGAAATCGGATTCCGTTAATTTGGTCGATGATGCTACTACTTCACATGCAATTGTGCTCGGATTGGGCTCCGAAACAAAAGGCTTCCGAGCTGATCGAGGAGCAACGCTTTTGCCACAAGATTCGGAAGGTGTGTGCATCTTAGTAATGCATatgttttgtgtcattttttcttatgctGCCCGCCTGACTAATTCAGgtaggatggaaaattccaaaggCAAGGTGAGCCCCGCCATGCTGGCTTCTCTTAGCTCTGCTTCTGAACCTTCGCGGGTAACTACGGCTCTCGAAGCAGCCGGCAAGTACGAGCTGCAGTATCCTTCCTTCACAGTAGTTATCCGGGCACATCATCAATTGAAGAATGGTGTGGTAAGAAAACATCCCAAGATAATGTTGTtcttatgtgcaaaatttggacaGGAATGAAATCAATTATCTTCTCGTAATGGACCATCGTTTTCCTACATGGTCCCGGTTTGCCTATGAGATTATAAAATTGTAGTCTGGATAACATTTCTTGAGTTTGTCATCATGCCTTTTATGTTCTTACTTATAGaacatttgttgatcaaaaatcaacttgcaGACCGTCCCAGGCAGCTTTTTTAAGGGACGCATCAATAGAAGAACACAAACTGCAACTCTTAAATATACGGACGGATCATGGCCAGTGAAGCTTGTGTACTACCCACAACATGGCTCGGGAAAGCTCTCCGCCGGTTGGTGCGCATTTCAGAAAGGAACTTCCCTGAAGGAAGGAGATGCCTGCGTCTTTGAGCTTGTTAAGATTGATAATGTAgaactcaaagtctccattttgagAAGGAACGTCGAGACTTAGGTGTGAACTTCGCTATCCCTACAGAAAAATCTCTGCTTCGCCAAGTTTTGTTTAGTTAatctgatcaaagaaagcaagaaattgaatggtgatgtgTTTCCTAATGTTTTTGGGAGACTAGTGAACATTACATGGGGAAATTGCATCTTCGAAAATTCAGAGTACGTGTCTTAATTCGCAAAGTATAAACCGAACTCGTTCGTAGCACGGAGAGTTGATCTAACAGAGACTTTAATATATTCCTACAAGTAATATCTGTCACCATTGAGGTGgtcacagaaaaggaaagaaataatgtcttgcaccaactctgttttcatgaaaattgcaaTGGTCTCTGGAGATCGATACAAATAGATTCAAGGAAAGATGAACAAGGGATAAATCCTGCACCAACTCTGTTTTCATGAAATATTCAATGGTCTAGAGATCAACACATCCAGATTCAAGGAAAGGTGAATAAACATGAATCCTGCCATCCATCAATAACACGAAAGGAAATTCCAATAAGAGGCTAGTCTTTCCCCATTTCGCCTTACAAAATGGATGAATGACATCAAGAGAACAATTATgaatattataataattataAACCTGAATTgccctaaaattttcagaacTCATGGTCGGCAGGCATCCCAATGTTCTCGACCTTAGggcttaaaaaataaagtaataatACCATCTGTCAGTTAACTTGCTTGAATCCCCCCAAAGAAATCATCAGCAGTCGAACTATCCAGCATCTCCTATGAGTCGAACACGGCCAGATCAGAAGAAACAGTACTACTCGGCTTGCCGTTTTTGCTTATGAGATTGCTGAAGCGGCCATTGACTTCTGCACCATAGATGTGCCCCATCTTGGAGCGTTTTGTCTCCAAATATCTCTTGTTCTCCTCTGTCATTGGAGTTACTAGAGGGACTCTCCGAGCAATAGCCAAGCTGTAACCTTTAAGCCCCACATACTTTGACGGATTGTTCGTCATCAGCTTCATCGTCCTGACTCCGAGGTCACGCAACATCTGTGGTATTAGCCAATATGTTAAGCACCATATGCTATGAAAAGTTtgatgatggagtgattctttcTACTAATCAAATCTCGTCTTTTTAAGATGAGAATTTGAAGCTCTGCTTTAGTCACCAGCTTCCTCAAATAGTCTTACATATCATGTACAATTTCTGAAACGGTCACTGAAATTCATCTACCTTTAAATTTAGGATGACGATGTTAGTTAATTGATCTTCTCTATTCCACAAAGCATATAATGACAATGACGCTGAACCAACCTCATTCAGAAGCTAAATTATTTAGGACCTCTCTCACATCGTTATAGTTCCTGACTTAAGTAAGAAATACCTAAGCACCAATTCCATACGCTCTAGAGTCAATGGCCAACCCGAGTTCGACATTTGCTTCCACAAACCTA includes these proteins:
- the LOC125315314 gene encoding B3 domain-containing transcription factor VRN1-like; this translates as MVNVEVIDMPKATLVKEQILVVKSKSDIDLYLRFCTIESNSDGIPKRFVRKYGKNLPETVRLRVPDGGSWRVELEKWDDIVWLAKGWKEFAEHYSICEGHFLVFKYVGDSGFHVLIFDKSATEIDYPLIDTVEFVPPKTEDVDDHCNLSVRLRSLDGFSPKRKEKDELHLKSYHHKPSKAMKSDSVNLVDDATTSHAIVLGLGSETKGFRADRGATLLPQDSEGRMENSKGKVSPAMLASLSSASEPSRVTTALEAAGKYELQYPSFTVVIRAHHQLKNGVTVPGSFFKGRINRRTQTATLKYTDGSWPVKLVYYPQHGSGKLSAGWCAFQKGTSLKEGDACVFELVKIDNVELKVSILRRNVET